The following coding sequences lie in one Rutidosis leptorrhynchoides isolate AG116_Rl617_1_P2 chromosome 6, CSIRO_AGI_Rlap_v1, whole genome shotgun sequence genomic window:
- the LOC139853698 gene encoding uncharacterized protein: MATKRLTDYERKRLENIKRNEDLLASLNIKSKLSDVSASSKRHRVEAKAYKINPEKKLKSETPIVIRKSLRSQVKAPNPPGLLDDSKDIPNMSPRELVPITMSDASTCSVSNESLVNKILRACKQSHSKEEEDDDGDCVKKFRVRASIDLDKMELAEENIARVVRGRISSVKFFPSEDMRMVVVGNRYGDLGFWNVNSANKDGDGIYKYHPHHAPVSSIVIQPFSLNKVLCL, encoded by the exons ATGGCGACTAAAAGGCTCACCGACTATGAACGCAAACGCCTCGAAAACATCAAACGCAACGAAGATTTGCTCGCTTCACTCAACATCAAATCGAAACTTTCCGATGTATCCGCCTCCTCCAAGCGCCACAG GGTAGAGGCTAAAGCATATAAAATTAATCCAGAGAAGAAATTGAAATCTGAAACCCCAATTGTTATCCGCAAATCGCTTAGAAGTCAAGTAAAAGCCCCAAATCCACCAGGGTTACTAGATGATTCTAAGGATATCCCTAATATGTCCCCTCGTGAATTGGTACCGATTACTATGAGTGATGCTAGTACTTGTTCCGTTTCCAATGAATCACTAGTCAATAAGATTTTGCGTGCTTGTAAGCAATCACATTctaaagaagaagaagatgatgatggtgattgtgTGAAGAAGTTTAGGGTTAGGGCTTCAATTGATCTAGATAAGATGGAGTTGGCAGAGGAGAACATTGCTCGTGTTGTTCGAGGCAGAATATCGAGTGTAAAGTTCTTTCCATCAGAAGATATGCGAATGGTTGTAGTAGGCAACAGATATGGAGATCTTGGTTTTTGGAATGTGAATTCTGCTAATAAAGATGGTGATGGGATTTACAAGTATCATCCTCACCATGCCCCCGTTTCGTCAATCGTGATTCAACCGTTTTCCTTGAACAAGGTACTTTGTTTATGA
- the LOC139853697 gene encoding uncharacterized protein, translated as MATKRLTDYERRRLENIKRNEDLLASLNIKSKLSDVSASSKRHRVEAKAYKINPEKKLKSETPIVIRKSLRSQVKAPNPPGLLDDSKDIPNMSPRELVPITMSDASTCSVSNESLVNKILRACKQSHSKEEEDDDGDCVKKFRVRASIDLDKMELAEENIARVVRGRISSVKFFPSEDMRMVVVGNRYGDLGFWNVNSANKDGDGIYKYHPHHAPVSSIVIQPFSLNKVLCL; from the exons ATGGCGACTAAAAGACTCACCGATTACGAACGCAGACGCCTCGAAAACATCAAACGCAATGAAGATTTGCTCGCTTCACTCAACATCAAATCGAAACTTTCCGATGTATCCGCCTCCTCCAAGCGCCACAG GGTAGAGGCTAAAGCATATAAAATTAATCCAGAGAAGAAATTGAAATCTGAAACCCCAATTGTTATCCGCAAATCGCTTAGAAGTCAAGTAAAAGCCCCAAATCCACCAGGGTTACTAGATGATTCTAAGGATATCCCTAATATGTCCCCTCGTGAATTGGTACCGATTACTATGAGTGATGCTAGTACTTGTTCCGTTTCCAATGAATCACTAGTCAATAAGATTTTGCGTGCTTGTAAGCAATCACATTctaaagaagaagaagatgatgatggtgattgtgTGAAGAAGTTTAGGGTTAGGGCTTCAATTGATCTAGATAAGATGGAGTTGGCAGAGGAGAACATTGCTCGTGTTGTTCGAGGCAGAATATCGAGTGTAAAGTTCTTTCCATCAGAAGATATGCGAATGGTTGTAGTAGGCAACAGATATGGAGATCTTGGTTTTTGGAATGTGAATTCTGCTAATAAAGATGGTGATGGGATTTACAAGTATCATCCTCACCATGCCCCCGTTTCGTCAATCGTGATTCAACCGTTTTCCTTGAACAAGGTACTTTGTTTATGA